DNA from Phocoena phocoena chromosome 1, mPhoPho1.1, whole genome shotgun sequence:
CCTTTGCTAATCGAGtgaacaatttaaagaaaaagctgGATCAATTGAAGTCAACCCTTCCTGATCCTGAGGAATCACCAGTCCCTTCCCCAAGCATGGATGCTCCCTCCCCAACTGGCTCTGAGTCTCCTTTTCAAGGAATGGGAGGTGAGGAGTCCCAGTCACCAACCATGGAGAGTGAGAAATCTGCCACACCTGAGCCTGCAACAGATAATCGTGATGTGGAAGACATGGAACTCTCAGATGTGGAAGATGATGGGTCAAAAATCATTGGTATGTTCTATATGATTAGTAGACAACTTGCTCCTTATCTGTTTTGCCTTCCCCACCAATAAATCTATCACAGGCAGGTATTAAAAGATggtttaatcctcataaaattAGAACACCAAGGTAGTAGTATTGTCTGTAGAGCAGTGGTTCAGGATTTGGTATGCCACGTACGTTGGGAATCATTGCTTAAGATCTGTGctgttcagggaattccctggtggtccagtggttaggagtctgtgcTTCCGTTGCCAGGGacccaagatcctgcaagccacgtggtgtggcaaaaacaaaaacaaaacaaaatacacactggattctAGGAACTTGGTGctttaaaaaagagtgaaaatatctcaataattgtttatatttataacttattaaaatgaaaatatttgggcTATATTgagataagtaaaatatataattaaaattaattttacctgtttttctttttttgatatggttactagaaaatttaaacttACATATGTGGCTTGAATTACATTTCTTTTGAGCAGCACTGCTCTAAAGGGAGGGCCACTTATGCTGGAATTCCTTATTCTCTGTCACTCTTGACCTTCAAGATTCCAAAGCCACATTTTGTTAACCACACTTTCAGAATTAATCTGGATTGGTGAATTGTTTCTCTGACATCCCCAGCTTTTATAATTATTCTTATTAGGCGGTTTGACTTAGGTTGAATTTAATGCACTATCCACATAGTGCATTGCCTTTAAAGTATTAAGAGGAAAGTATTGCAGAGGCATCAAGAGTTAAAACATTGCATTAGTGCCAGTGCCTGATTGCACCCCCAGTAGACCAATTTCAGGAGGCCAAAGGATAATACATTAACATatgtacagagtttctgtttcttagaAAGCTCTCAGGTTAATAATGGCAAAGAAAAGACAGGACAATTTATGACATAAATATTACTGAAAGAACACAAATGTGTACCAAATAATAACATGCTTCCAGAAATGTACAAATTTAATAACAGATACTAAGAAGATGTAAAGAAATCATTAAATGTAAGATAAAAGATGTATTTGGGGAATTCATTTTAAGCAGCTATTAAAGGTGGGAAGGTTCATAAATTATAAAGagcatgactttttaaaaaaatcatgaagtgAATGATTTTTCTCTAAAGCATAGTACTTTTTAGGAAATATAGGACATGTTGGAAGCAGAGTCTGGAAAGTAGTAAGATGCAAtactatctcttttctttttttaaacagtagaagacaggaaggaaaaacCTGTGGAGAAGTCAGCTGTATCCACTGCTGTACCTACAAAGCCAACAGAAAGTATCTCAAAGGCCTCTTCATGTACTCCAGTGCCTGTGACCATGACAGCAACCCCACCTCCTCCAAAGCCTGTGAAtacttctcttctctcccctaCTCCAGCACTGGCTTTGCCAAACCTGGCTAATGTGGATCTGGCAAAGATCAGTTCCATCCTTAGCAGCCTGACATCAGTCATGAAAAATACTGGTAAGTAGCCCTAGTAAAGAAGATAAAAGGCTTATTTCCACCTTTCTAATTGAACCATcaatctgggtttttttttttttaattaaaagtaactttttaattaaaaaataaaaatagggatttccctggcggtccagtgggtaagactccatgctcccagtgcagggggcctgtgttccatccctggtcggggagctagatcccacatgcatgccgcaactaagacccagtgcagccataattaataaataaatacatacatacatacataccgcTACGTGGTCATCGTAGAAACATTAGAAGAtaagttaaaagaataaaatatccataaTTCTGCCATCCCAAAGGAAACCACTTGTGTTTAACCTTACaagtgtgcgtgtatgtgtgtgtgtgtgttttgggaaataaaatgttagtaataatttttctttcagtaattgaAGCATATTGCGTATACAGTCGGTCCTCCATATTCACCAGTTCTGCATCTGCAGGTTCCACGtccaaggattcaaccaaccatggattgaaaatatttgggggaaaaattttttcagaaagttccaaaaagcaaaacttgaacttgTCATGCCccagcaactatttatatagcatttacgttgtatttacaactatttatattgtattatgagtaatctagagatgatttaaagtatatggaaggacggggacttccctggcgggaaGAAGAAATAGGTTCTCTGGTCTCTTTCTGTTGGGACTCTGAAAACTAgtaaatacatatgaaaaaaaataacctaataCTTATCTAATTTAACAGTGTTCCAAGTAGATAGGAGCAAGTCTTAATCTAATTTTCAGGTCTCGGTGCTTtgactgccatggcccaggtttaatccctgatcagggaacaaagatcccgcaagccatgtggcatggcaaacaaacaaacaaaaataaagtatatggaaggatgtgcataggttatatgcaaatactataccattttataaaggacttgagcatctacAGATTTTGATATATTCAGGAGTCCTGAAACCAACCCCCCATGGGTACCGAGGGACAACTGTACTCTTTTGAAAGCAACTACTTAAAATTTAACTACATATCATGGATGTTTTTGTAAGTCATTAAACATTCAGCTATATCATTTAATAGCATTCAATAATTTATGTAAGCCTTTATTATCAGAACATCTAGTGTGTTTCCAATTTTTCGCTGTTATAAAGAATACTGTAATGAACAACCTTGATGCTAAAATTTTATGCACAACCCTTCTTAAAAGGGTTGATAAGTATATGGGACTTTTTGTAATGGAAGAtttaatgaagataaataaaGTAGAGCTCCTCTACATGCTCATCACTCATCTTCAACACTGTAAACacatggccaatcttgtttctGCTATGCCCTATCCAATCctgattattttgaagaaaatcccaattatttcatttcttcataaATAGCTAAGTATTTCTAAAAGATAAAGACTCCAAAAAATTCAGCATATAGGTTTTTAAGTCTTTTCATGTTATAACTAAAATGATCTCCAAAAAACGTACTATTTTATGTACCAAGTATATGAAAGTTCCCATTGTTCCTCAACCTCTCCaacctgttttgttttatactttgtcaaattcagtcttaaaaaaattgtttgtttgCATTCCTTTGATTAAAGATGTggttaaaatttctttcatatgcttatcatttttttgtgtgaaatACCTGTCTATATTTTTGATTGTTAAAAAGATCAaaaatcatttcttctttatatacCATTTTTCCTATGTTAAGAATCAacccagtattttaaaatgtaaaaatgtaaagattGCTTATATAACCctcattttaaagtccatttcaaAAGGAAATAACTTACTCATCACATAGAATTATGCAGTGGCCCAGTCTGATCATAATTAGCCAGCAATATCTATTGAGCACTTAGAGGAGTCTGAGGTGTAGGTTCCATTtggtagagaaaaaagaaataggttcTCTGGTCTCTTTCTCTTGGGACTCTGAAAACTAgtaaatacatatgaaaaaaaataacttaatacTTATCTAATTTAACAGTGTTCCAAGTAGATAGGAGCAAGTCTTAAtctaattttcagattttttctttgtacaaGATGGACAATTTGTGGATCATTCACAAAAGAATTCCTACTGAACATACCATACTCAATTAAGTGACTGGAAAGTATCGTGAATTTATAGgtcattttgaatttcattttcttgagtTAATCTTTCTGCCACCAGGGGTCAGTCCTGCATCAAGACCTTCTCCAGGAACTCCTGCAAGTCCCAGCAACCTCACCAGTGGTCTGAAAACACCTGCACCTGCCACGACAACATCTCATAACCCTCTAGCAAATATCCTCTCGAAGGTGGAGATCACCCCAGAGAGCATTCTGTCTGCTCTTTCCAAAACCCAGACACAGTCAGCCCCTGCACTGCAAGGTAAACTGACATGCGCTAGAGGGACTTGAATCGTGAATGTTTGTCTCTGGCTTAATCCTGGATTCCATTTCTGAGGAATCCAAAGCTATGAAATGTATAATACAGTTAATTCATTATTCTCTTTATCATGTacaaactgacatttatagaattctGAAATGTCAAAGCTGAAAGAGACTTTAAATATCCTCTAGTCCGATACCCTCCTCAGGTGAGGAAATTAACACTCAGTGAGGTGATGTGACCTGCTTAAGATCACACATATGTCTGTTCAGTGAAGAGCTGAGACTAAAAGCCAGATTTCTTGACTGGAGTCCAGTATTCTTTCACTTAAACCATGTATCCCAACCTCTTAGTATAAGTTAGTACATGTTGAGTTCTGCACATTTTAATGTTAACTGAAGCTAAAGACAGTAAGAAAGATCAATCTATCAGAACTCTTATGAGACATgattatctctttttttatgtCCTAATGTTTTATAGAGGCCTCTATAGATATCatacctttttttattttctgcctaGCTATTATCGCTACCTTATTTGAACCTGTCTCTTCACCTTTGCTAATTATCTTGTTTTGTGCTAAAACCATCTGCTTCTAACATTTTTTCATAAAGCTTACCTTGCTCTTTGTTCTCAGACCCTCCAGATACCAACCTCAGTATAATTATGCAGTGAATTACAGCTTCAATATAGTGACTTACTCTTTATCAGTAGTTCTCAACCGGGAgcctccaggggacatttggcaatgtctgaagacgTTTTTGTTTGTCACAGCTGGGGTCGGGGTCGGGGTGCTGTACCTCTAGTGGgtggaagccagggatgctgcttaaccctacaatgcataggacagtCCCAACAACAAAGAAGTATCCCGCCCAAATGTCAGTGGTGCTGAGATCCTGCTTTATATGAATAGAGAGCAGCAGTACAGGTAtctgttaattttcttatttcctaaaCTGTTCTGTAAGTGTATCCGCCAGGCACTGTATTATAGTGAGCTTTGTCTTACCATGTAAGAGAATTTTGTTACACATAACTAAGTACTGTGAAATAGTAATCCACAGCTGTACATACTGGAACCAGCAAAAGAATTAATGATGATGCTACAGTGCATCTCATACTACTGATTTCAGGGACAATTAGTTTGAGAGATTGGCATGTTTATATGATTTCTCCTTTCCACTCCCTCTTCTATCACCATCCTATAGTTACAGTAAAATTTTTGAACTCGTATTTTAACTTCTTATATAGATATAATACTTAGATCTTAAAGAAGAAGCCTTTTTTTTCAGCAGATTGTAACAATAGTATCATGTGGACCTTCTCATCAGGCAAAATTTGAACAGAACTAGGTGTGttatgacaaaatgaaaagtggGAATCTCAGGAAACAAGCTTTGTGGAATAACAGGGCAGTTTATATTACCTTTCAGTTCCTATGGAAAGTGGAATTCTCCTagccttttattattttattttatttatttatttttgcggtacgcgggcctcttactgttatggcctctcctgttgcagagcacaggctccggatgcacaggctcagcggccatggctcacgggccggggcacgaacccgtgtcccctgcatcggcaggcggactctcaaccactgcgccaccagggaagcccctctcctagCCTTTTAAAAGAACTGTGTCCGGCAACTTAAATAGATACATTTCTTCAAAGACCATAAAGGAAATCTCTTAGAACTTTGCTCTGAATCACCCACAGCCCTTATTGACTGATTTCAGCACAAAAGAATGACTTCAGTAGGCAGAGGCCATAGACTATGGTTTAAGAttgaagaaaattaatatttagcGGTAAGAGATTATTTCAGCCATTACCAGAAATCTGAGTAGTATCTTTGTTAAGAAGATGGTCTTCTGAAGAATTTATTTCACAACAGCTGAAAGATAATactgaaatatcttttttaaatcaTGATATTATCATATCTCACTTTCTAGTGCTTGAAGACTTCTGGTTTTGGTAAGAGCAGTTACTACTAAGAATTAAATCAAACTGTTAGGAAGGGGAAAATTATATAGCCAGGGACCTTTTTGGAAAtgaaacatggattttttttttcaggaggataataactgaaataatatttcaattaTTTGGATATTATCAAACACTGGATAGTAATAAAAGCCGTGCATCATTATTTAGAAGTTGATGGCATTTGAAAATGTCACAAGGATGGAGCAAACTTAAAATTCTTAAGACCTTAAATCTCTTAGCAAATAAGGataaaaattgatattttgaAGAAACATTAATTGAAgtatcatgaaatattattttctttcacatatcGTTATAAAGGAACAGTTTTAATGTATGACTGAAAGCTGTAAATTCAGGTGAAGTATACATAAACTTTTCATTTGTGATCAGAAATTGAGGAGATTTTCCAAAATATGATTGAATATAAAGGACCTTCTGTTATCTCTTTATCAAGTATTTTTCCAAGCATTTTTCTGCAAGAGCAGTTTGCTTTGGTGAACTTTAGTCTTCTTTGCCCCAAAGAATTCTTTCTCAGTGCTTCTGAGAAGGTTTTGTCTGTCAGTGAGTGGGGTTGAATCTCATCAGTGTAAGCCTGAATAATCCTTGAATTTTCCAAGCTATAAGAAGGGGATTGTATGTTTTCTTGTGAAAGAATCAGTGCCCCAATGGTCTAGCTGTATAAGCTTTGTggtgtatgtttgtatatttattatttttacattttacaactAAAATTTTTACAACCAAAGCTCTGTTTCCCCAAAGATAACACCAGTGTGGCAAGAGATGCTCCTTGAAAAAAGCGTCCCAGTTCACATAAATTCCTGCAATTTGCATattgctctctctctcctgagGATAACAGTGTAGGTTAACTTGTTAGAGACAGTTGTGGAGGTTGGAAAGGAAGGATAGGGCAGAATATCTATTTGCGTTTAGAGAAACAGTTCCACAGACCAAACATTAAGAAATACTGGCttaaagtgttattttaaaagtaattttgcaccctttcttttcctgctttgTCTTGTTTAAACTGTGAATGATTCTGACACTAAAATCTCCCCCATCCTGTTGCCTTTTATTTTGCCATGTTGGACTTATTTCATGACTACTAGAAACATTTCAGTAATTTGCTCTTATATTGATAAATAGGTCCAATGTTTTCTATGACATTTAGCCATTTACTTGTTTGGTCTGGATTCCCTTTGATCTCATATTTTAATGTCTATCTAGTTCCCACTGGAATGAATGAGAATATCCAATTAGTCTACACTGTTTTCATTGGAAGGTAGGGAGTTCTTTTTAACTCCTCTAATCTTTGTTTCTACAGGCCTGTCATCTTTACTTCAGAGTGTTACTGGGAACCCAGTTCCATCCAGCGAAGCTGCATCCCAGAGCACTTCGGCTTCCCCTGCCAACACCACAGTCTCTAGCATAAAAGGAAGAAATCTACCCTCCAATACCCAATCCTTTATTCCGAAAAGCTTTAGCTATTCCCCTAATTCATCAACTTCTGAAGTCTCTTCAACTTCAGCCAGCAAGGCCTCAATTGGGCAAAGCCCAGGGCTCCCCAGCTCTACTTTCAAGCTACCATCCAACACTCTGGGGTTTACAGGTACCCACAATACTAGCCCTGCTGCCCCACCTACTGAAGTTGCCATGTGCCAATCTTCAGAGATCTCCAAGCCAAAGCTGGAGTCAGAGTCCACCTCCCCAAGCCTGGAAATGAAGATCCACAACTTCTTAAAAGGTAATCCTGGTTTCAGTGGCTTAAACTTAAACATCCCAATCCTGAGCAGTTTGGGATCCAGTGCCCCAGCAGAAAGCCATCCCTCAGACTTCCAGCGTGGCCCTACTAGCACATCAATCGACAACATTGATGGAACCCCTGTGCGGGATGAACGGAGTGGGACACCCACCCAGGATGAGATGATGGACAAGCCCACATCCAGCAGTGTAGATACCATGTCCCTGCTTTCTAAGATCATTAGCCCTGGTTCCTCAACACCCAGCAGCACAAGATCACCACCCCCTGGGAGAGAGGAAAGCTATCCTCGAGAGCTTTCCAATTCTGTATCTACGTATCGACCCTTTGGCCTGGGCAGTGAATCACCCTATAAGCAGCCTTCTGATGGAATGGAGAGACCATCTTCCCTGATGGACTCTTCACAGGAGAAATTCTATCCAGATACTTCTTTCCAGGAAGATGAAGATTACCGAGATTTTGAGTATTCAGGGCCTCCACCCTCTGCCATGATGAACCTAGAGAAGAAACCAGCCAAATCTATCCTGAAATCAAGCAAGCTTTCTGATACCACCGAGTACCAGCCCATCTTGTCCAGTTACAGCCACAGGGGCCAAGAATTTGGGGTAAAGTCTGCCTTCCCTCCATCTGTAAGGGCCCTCCTGGACTCTAGTGAGAACTGTGACCGTCTCTCGTCTTCCCCTGGGCTTTTTGGTGCCTTCAGCATAAGAGGGAATGAACCTGGGTCTGACCGGTCACCATCACCGAGTAAGAATGATTCATTTTTCACCCCTGACTCCAACCACAATAACTTGTCTCAGTCTACCACTGGGCATCTCAGTTTGCCACAGAAGCAGTACCCAGACTCTCCTCACCCAGTTCCACATCGTTCCCTTTTCTCTCCGCAGAATACCCTTGCTGCTCCCACGGGCCACCCACCCACGTCAGGCATGGAGAAAGTCCTGGCCTCCACCATTTCCACCACATCGACGATTGAGTTTAAGAATATGCTTAAAAATGCCTCGCGAAAGCCCTCAGATGATAAACATTTTGGCCAGGCCCCCAGCAAGGGCACTTCAAGTGATGGTGTCAGTCTCTCAAACCTCTCCCAGCCCAGCTTGACAGCCAGTGATCAGCAGCAGCAAGAAGAGCACTACCGCATAGAGACCCGAGTCTCCTCCTCCTGCTTAGACTTGCCTGATAGTACGGAAGAAAAGGGGGCCCCTATAGAGACCTTGGGTTATCATAATGCATCCAATAGGAGGATGTCAGGGGAGCCAATACAGACTGTAGAGTCCATCCGAGTTCCTGGGAAGGGAAATAGAGGACATGGGCGTGAGGCTTCAAGGGTGGGTTGGTTTGATCTGAGCACCTCAGGCAGCTCTTTTGACAATGGCCCCTCAAGTGCCTCTGAGTTGGCAtcccttgggggtgggggcagcggaGGCCTCACTGGCTTTAAAACAGCACCATACAAAGAACGAGCACCCCAATTTCAGGAAAGTGTCGGCAGCTTTCGTTCCAACAGTTTCAACTCAACATTTGAGCATCATCTCCCCCCGTCCCCATTGGAACATGGGACACCCTTCCAGAGAGAGCCAGTGGGGCCATCATctgccccacctgcccctcctAAGGATCATGGTGGTATCTTCTCTCGAGATGCACCCACTCATCTACCCTCTGTGGATCTTTCGAACCCCTTCACAAAGGAGGCAGCCCTGGCCCATGctgccccacctcctcctggagaGCACAGCGGAGttcctttccccaccccaccccctcctccgcCCCCTGGGGAACATAGCAGCAGTGGCGGGAGTGGCGTCCCTTTCtccactcctcctcctcctccacctcctgttGACCACTCTGGGGTTGTACCCTTCCCGACCCCACCACTGGCAGAGCACGGAGTGGCGGGGGCTGTGGCAGTATTTCCCAAGGACCATAGTTCCCTCCTTCAGGGGACCCTGGCTGATCATTTTGGGGTGCTCCCAGGACCCAGGGACCATGGGGGCCCCACCCAACGGGACCTCAACGGCCCTGGCCTTAACCGTGTACGCGAGAGCCTGAGCCTACCCTCCCTTTCTCTGGAGCACTTGGGCCCAGCccatggaggaggaggtgggggaggcagcagcaacagcagcggCCCCCCCTTGGGTCCCTCACACAGAGACGCCATCAGCCGGAGTGGTATGATCTTGCGGAGTCCCCGGCCAGACTTCCGGCCTAGGGAACCTTTTCTCAGCAGAGACCCTTTTCACAGTTTAAAGAGACCCAGGCCACCTTTCGCTAGGGGCCCTCCGTTCTTTGCACCAAAACGCCCATTCTTCCCTCCCAGGTACTGATGGAAACTAAGGGAAAGGCATTTTGAACAGTCTAGAGAGAATTGGAAGTAGGAGTTtggtttattattgttgtttttgtttgttttccctcctttgatttattttttcttttttttattatgacaGAGGACCTCCCTTCCAAATTAAAAAGTCCCATGTGCATATGCCCACATTTCACTATTCCATCCAGTCCTGCCTCCCATTGCACTTATACCCACCTTCTCCAACTTGTTTGTATtttaagggggtggggggcaaagaAACACAACCAAAGCCACTTCATTTGGCTGGGGGtttgaggggtggggaggaaaacaGCTCGTATCTTACCCCATCTATGGAAGAGTATTATTACATTTGAAATAAAACTTCCATCAGTACAGATAATAACGTGCAATGTTGGGATGTTATTTTGGGCTTGGCATGTCAAAAGTAGTCAGTGAAGGATTCctgtccccttctctctccagctCCGTTACTGCTGTAACCAGTGTGGCTCTCTTCCCTGTATGCTCTGTGGCCTGCTGACAGCCAGGAGATGTTGCAGGGGAGAAATGTGGGAGACCTGGGACCTGTCAAGttgttttgttctgctttgttttgtttttaaaggcatgTTGCAGTTGAGTTCTTTACCTCTCTCCTAAAATCtaaagctgctttttttttccttctttttttttcctcttctaaagTACTATCAGGCAGTAACTTTGAGGAGATACGGACCTCATTTTATCCTAGTaaaaaattttcctctttatACTTGGAGTGAAAGAAAGGGGGCTGGATATAATTTAAAGGTTAAAATAAGGAGTAGCTACAATATAGAGAGCTAGAGAAAGGAACTGTTAAATGGTGTGTTGTGACCTGCCCATCTGTCATAAACAAGGAAACATTTCTGAGGTAGTTTCACACATCTTGCACCAAcctctttcttcctgcttttctttcttgactATTTCCTccctcagttttcatttctgctttagcCAGAGAGAGTCACTACAGTTGACAATTGATATGAAGGTGTAACTGAAATGTTATCAAATATTATCcctgtattttttaataagtacACATTTTTACCATGGTGCCTCCCTAACGTAAGTGGCATTTGTTGGTAGTTTTCAGCAAAAATTAACTACaagggaaagggaaatatttgtctttatctttcttttccccttgacCTAGTCCTGTATTCACCCCTCTTCTTGGTATTTCGAAGGAGGAAGTTCAGTAgcatctttttttatattatacCTCTTTAGATCTGTCTTAGTGACAAGTGGGTATTCTTATATGTATCTTTACAGAGAAACAGGAGGACCCGATAAATTCAAATTTACCCCACTCTACAGATAGCAGCCTGTCACATTTCAAGGCTCAATCCTTAACCTCACCTCCCACTCTCAATAGAAAATAATGTTTCTGCCCTTAGTCATTTTCCACGAGAAAGGAATGCTTTTCTTGTCCCTGAACTGAAAGGCTTCTTATTTGTATTTCTACAACTAGTACTGGGAAAAGGACAATCACTGCATTCTGAGtgtttatatctttatatctagGGACACTGAAAGGCAAATGTTGCTTTActactcttttttatttagtGTCTTACCCCAAGGTACACACTGGTCATCTCCAGCCAGATgagtaaaaaaaaaggaaattctagcaagtttcatattttcttccaAGTTAGTATAGGAGTAACTGTAGGAAGTATGGGGATTGCTCTGGATTCCTCCAGCGAAATATTAAAGATGGGAGAGAGTGGGCAGTGTAGTGACAGAAGATGATTATTTGTCTCAAAAGAAACTTGCTTTTCAGATAAAGAGCGTTTCAGATAAAGAGCAGCTTAAACCAGGTGTGCATCATAGTTTGGGAGTTTTTGTGTAATTTATTCCATATTATTTATTTGGGCTCGTCATGTTTTCTTTGGTTAGGATCCTGCAAGTCCTTCATCTTCCTAATGCGTTTCTGGTTTTAAGCcaactgttctttctttctttgactttctcAAGCCTCTCTGTCCTGTAGcttccccccgccgcccccccgcAAAAATGCATGATACCATGACCTTGTAAGTGGGGTGGGGTATATAGTGTAGCAAAGCAAAGAAACAGTACAGTTATATTGAGTCCTAAGACATTTGTTTAGAGAAAAGTATAAGAGAGTgtgaagatgggggtggggggagggaaagggagagttcTCTCTGACTCGAAACTGGGATaggttttttcttcctttgcagaAAAGTGGGATGTTTTTTTATTCTAGAATAAAAGAATGTGAATTCTTTTTGCTGCTCTCGTTTAAGCTAAAAGTAGTGTTTACTTGAAAAGGCTCTCTGACCATTTGATTTTATCAGAAAATGCGGGGTTGTCAAGACAGTGGCTTCCTGAATGTTGGGGCAGGGCTATTGTCCTCAAAAGCATGATAGCTAATCCATGAAAGAAGGACCTTGTTGTACAGTTTAAAAGATGGACTTTTAAGGGTTGGTTTTTTtgtggagtgtttttttttttttttttaagccacaaaaTCCTCAGTGCATTTGTTTCAAGATGGAAGTGAGGATTTGTATGTGACTTGTCAGCTGTTGTTAACTTTAAGGAAATCTGTCTACAGCAGTAAATGAAGACAACAATGTATATATGTGATATAgtgaaacaaaaaagacaattcTGGTATTCATAACATGAAACAAAGgggttttattctttctttgtctgtgaTTTAAAACTCCGTGCCCATGCTCTGACTTTTGTATTTCAAcctgagtttaaaaaataaacaagatttttttaaagaaagcatagCATAGTGTATCTTGGCAAGGACATGATTCATATGCAAGCAGAATATGTGAAGTTGTTACTAACGTCCTTGGTGCTCACTGTAAAATCACAGACAGAGAATCAGTGGGTGGGGGCCATGAATACACTGGTACCACTTAAAACACAGTGATACAGTATCAGAAATTGAGTCCTTGAGTATTTTGTAAGAGTTTACTCTTCAGTCAGCTTAGATGAAACctgtctccctgctcccctctgccctcccaaaaGTTGAGAATAAACAgaatttggtttgtttccagggAGGGTAAAATGATAAGAGAATAGGCCTTTTATCCTTTCCGATCCCAGGA
Protein-coding regions in this window:
- the RPRD2 gene encoding regulation of nuclear pre-mRNA domain-containing protein 2 isoform X8, with amino-acid sequence MAAGGGGGGSKASSSSASSAGALESSLDRKFQSVTNTMESIQGLSSWCIENKKHHTTIVYHWMKWLRRSAYPHRLNLFYLANDVIQNCKRKNAIIFRESFADVLPEAAALVKDPSVSKSIERIFKIWEDRNVYPEEMIMALREALSTTFKTQKQLKENLNKQPNKQWKKSQTSTNPKAALKSKIVAEFRSQALIEELLLYKRSEDQIELKEKQLSTMRVDVCSTETLKCLKDKTGGKKFSKEFEEASAKLEEFVNGLDKQVKNGPSLTEALENAGIFYEAQYKEVKVVANAYKTFANRVNNLKKKLDQLKSTLPDPEESPVPSPSMDAPSPTGSESPFQGMGGEESQSPTMESEKSATPEPATDNRDVEDMELSDVEDDGSKIIVEDRKEKPVEKSAVSTAVPTKPTESISKASSCTPVPVTMTATPPPPKPVNTSLLSPTPALALPNLANVDLAKISSILSSLTSVMKNTGVSPASRPSPGTPASPSNLTSGLKTPAPATTTSHNPLANILSKVEITPESILSALSKTQTQSAPALQGLSSLLQSVTGNPVPSSEAASQSTSASPANTTVSSIKGRNLPSNTQSFIPKSFSYSPNSSTSEVSSTSASKASIGQSPGLPSSTFKLPSNTLGFTGTHNTSPAAPPTEVAMCQSSEISKPKLESESTSPSLEMKIHNFLKEYPCCSHGPPTHVRHGESPGLHHFHHIDD
- the RPRD2 gene encoding regulation of nuclear pre-mRNA domain-containing protein 2 isoform X1, with the translated sequence MAAGGGGGGSKASSSSASSAGALESSLDRKFQSVTNTMESIQGLSSWCIENKKHHTTIVYHWMKWLRRSAYPHRLNLFYLANDVIQNCKRKNAIIFRESFADVLPEAAALVKDPSVSKSIERIFKIWEDRNVYPEEMIMALREALSTTFKTQKQLKENLNKQPNKQWKKSQTSTNPKAALKSKIVAEFRSQALIEELLLYKRSEDQIELKEKQLSTMRVDVCSTETLKCLKDKTGGKKFSKEFEEASAKLEEFVNGLDKQVKNGPSLTEALENAGIFYEAQYKEVKVVANAYKTFANRVNNLKKKLDQLKSTLPDPEESPVPSPSMDAPSPTGSESPFQGMGGEESQSPTMESEKSATPEPATDNRDVEDMELSDVEDDGSKIIVEDRKEKPVEKSAVSTAVPTKPTESISKASSCTPVPVTMTATPPPPKPVNTSLLSPTPALALPNLANVDLAKISSILSSLTSVMKNTGVSPASRPSPGTPASPSNLTSGLKTPAPATTTSHNPLANILSKVEITPESILSALSKTQTQSAPALQGLSSLLQSVTGNPVPSSEAASQSTSASPANTTVSSIKGRNLPSNTQSFIPKSFSYSPNSSTSEVSSTSASKASIGQSPGLPSSTFKLPSNTLGFTGTHNTSPAAPPTEVAMCQSSEISKPKLESESTSPSLEMKIHNFLKGNPGFSGLNLNIPILSSLGSSAPAESHPSDFQRGPTSTSIDNIDGTPVRDERSGTPTQDEMMDKPTSSSVDTMSLLSKIISPGSSTPSSTRSPPPGREESYPRELSNSVSTYRPFGLGSESPYKQPSDGMERPSSLMDSSQEKFYPDTSFQEDEDYRDFEYSGPPPSAMMNLEKKPAKSILKSSKLSDTTEYQPILSSYSHRGQEFGVKSAFPPSVRALLDSSENCDRLSSSPGLFGAFSIRGNEPGSDRSPSPSKNDSFFTPDSNHNNLSQSTTGHLSLPQKQYPDSPHPVPHRSLFSPQNTLAAPTGHPPTSGMEKVLASTISTTSTIEFKNMLKNASRKPSDDKHFGQAPSKGTSSDGVSLSNLSQPSLTASDQQQQEEHYRIETRVSSSCLDLPDSTEEKGAPIETLGYHNASNRRMSGEPIQTVESIRVPGKGNRGHGREASRVGWFDLSTSGSSFDNGPSSASELASLGGGGSGGLTGFKTAPYKERAPQFQESVGSFRSNSFNSTFEHHLPPSPLEHGTPFQREPVGPSSAPPAPPKDHGGIFSRDAPTHLPSVDLSNPFTKEAALAHAAPPPPGEHSGVPFPTPPPPPPPGEHSSSGGSGVPFSTPPPPPPPVDHSGVVPFPTPPLAEHGVAGAVAVFPKDHSSLLQGTLADHFGVLPGPRDHGGPTQRDLNGPGLNRVRESLSLPSLSLEHLGPAHGGGGGGGSSNSSGPPLGPSHRDAISRSGMILRSPRPDFRPREPFLSRDPFHSLKRPRPPFARGPPFFAPKRPFFPPRY